In Amycolatopsis sp. EV170708-02-1, the following are encoded in one genomic region:
- a CDS encoding glycosyltransferase: MRVLCTVTGSQGHARAVLPLARAAAKAGHDVLVVTPPELADVFEPGLMRIEPVLPGMVEAIGRMVQERQEAEAAGTPRRVLDTREQLIATASGPHVTTAYQKLYPLAKEFQPDIVLRDGAELSGALVAEQLGVPYISAPSGAGNLIDPAGLVEPLNERRQELGLAAEPDAGMVHRYGRFDCLPADTSFAAFDLPTPFTYRQPSEVATGEVLPPEIAAMPADRPLVLASVGTALPMLGAFKAFGIDPPEEMEDPDVTVRALIEGLSSVDCSAVVATAGFPIGDVEVGDNVLVVERMPQPLLLECAQLFLTHAGYNSIREALRAGVPMATLPQFGDQPHNARRIEELGFGKQIPATTPEAVAETCRAVLADTRIAATVAQAQRRSLTMPGVESAVAHLEELAGRAAGTE, translated from the coding sequence ATGCGGGTTTTGTGCACCGTGACCGGCTCGCAGGGCCACGCACGGGCGGTGCTGCCCTTGGCCAGGGCGGCGGCGAAGGCCGGCCACGACGTGCTCGTCGTGACCCCGCCGGAACTGGCCGACGTCTTCGAACCCGGGCTGATGCGGATCGAACCGGTGCTGCCGGGGATGGTCGAGGCGATCGGGCGGATGGTCCAGGAACGCCAGGAGGCCGAAGCGGCCGGGACCCCGCGCCGGGTGCTGGACACGCGCGAACAGCTGATCGCCACCGCGAGCGGCCCGCACGTCACCACCGCCTACCAGAAGCTCTATCCGCTGGCCAAGGAGTTCCAGCCCGACATCGTGCTGCGTGACGGCGCGGAGCTGTCCGGCGCGCTGGTGGCCGAGCAGCTCGGCGTTCCCTACATCAGCGCGCCCTCGGGCGCGGGCAACCTGATCGACCCGGCGGGCCTGGTGGAGCCGCTGAACGAGCGTCGCCAGGAATTGGGCCTCGCGGCCGAACCCGACGCCGGGATGGTGCACCGCTACGGCCGTTTCGACTGCCTGCCCGCCGATACCTCCTTCGCCGCCTTCGATCTGCCGACGCCGTTCACCTACCGTCAGCCGTCGGAGGTGGCCACCGGTGAGGTCCTGCCGCCGGAGATCGCCGCGATGCCGGCGGACCGGCCGCTGGTGCTCGCCTCGGTCGGCACCGCGCTGCCCATGCTCGGCGCGTTCAAGGCGTTCGGCATCGATCCGCCGGAGGAGATGGAAGATCCCGACGTCACGGTGCGGGCCCTGATCGAAGGACTGTCCAGTGTGGACTGTTCGGCGGTGGTGGCGACCGCCGGGTTCCCGATCGGCGACGTCGAGGTCGGCGACAACGTGCTCGTCGTCGAACGGATGCCGCAGCCGCTGCTGCTCGAATGTGCGCAGCTGTTCCTGACCCACGCCGGGTACAACAGCATCCGCGAGGCGCTGCGTGCCGGGGTGCCGATGGCCACGCTGCCCCAGTTCGGCGACCAGCCGCACAACGCCCGCCGGATCGAGGAGCTCGGCTTCGGCAAGCAGATCCCCGCCACCACCCCGGAAGCGGTCGCCGAGACCTGCCGCGCGGTACTGGCCGACACCCGGATCGCGGCCACCGTCGCCCAGGCCCAGCGGCGGAGCCTGACCATGCCGGGCGTGGAGTCCGCCGTGGCGCACCTCGAAGAGCTCGCCGGCCGGGCCGCGGGAACGGAGTAG
- a CDS encoding UDP-glucose/GDP-mannose dehydrogenase family protein produces the protein MHSYQVAVVGAGYVGLTTAACLASLGHRVRCTDSDRGKLARLKRGEVDILEKGLPGLVAEGIAAGRLGFVESAAEAVETAEAVFLCVPTPMGEGGMADLSAVIDVATKVRDVLSPGCVLVNKSTVPVGTAARVAALLGRDDVAVVSNPEFLREGTAVHDFLNPDRIVVGSDSRGPAERVAALYARLGAPTVLTDAASAEMVKYAANCFLATKLSYVNAIAELCERLDADIGDVTEGMGYDRRIGPTFLSPGPGWGGSCLPKDTMALKQVAEVAGFEFGLLDEVIAGNAKQASRVVERIAVACGLAADADLTGLRIGLLGLTFKAGTNDLRDSPALSVARLLAERGAELTGYDPGLTGAEPPIPGVRVVDDPYYIAKDAHALVLLTDWPQFRALDWPRIAGLLEGRVVVDTRNHLDPDALSRSGIAWRGFGRPPVDPVRTPSLDPVP, from the coding sequence TTGCATTCCTACCAAGTGGCCGTCGTCGGCGCCGGATACGTCGGGCTGACCACCGCGGCGTGTCTCGCCTCGCTCGGGCACCGGGTCCGATGCACCGATTCCGATCGCGGCAAATTGGCCCGGCTCAAACGCGGTGAAGTCGACATCCTGGAAAAGGGCCTGCCCGGCCTGGTCGCCGAGGGAATCGCCGCCGGACGGCTCGGTTTCGTCGAGTCGGCCGCGGAGGCCGTCGAGACCGCCGAAGCCGTCTTCCTTTGTGTACCCACTCCGATGGGCGAGGGCGGGATGGCCGATCTGTCGGCCGTCATCGACGTCGCGACCAAGGTCCGTGACGTGCTTTCGCCGGGTTGCGTGCTGGTGAACAAGTCGACCGTGCCGGTCGGGACCGCGGCCAGGGTCGCCGCGCTGCTCGGCCGGGACGACGTCGCGGTGGTGAGCAATCCGGAGTTCCTGCGCGAGGGCACCGCCGTCCACGACTTCCTCAACCCGGACCGGATCGTCGTCGGTTCCGACAGCCGCGGCCCGGCCGAACGGGTCGCGGCGCTCTACGCCCGGCTCGGCGCCCCGACGGTGCTGACCGACGCGGCGAGCGCGGAGATGGTGAAGTACGCCGCCAACTGTTTCCTCGCCACGAAACTGTCCTATGTGAACGCCATCGCCGAACTGTGCGAGCGGCTCGACGCCGACATCGGCGACGTCACCGAAGGCATGGGTTACGACCGCCGGATCGGCCCGACGTTCCTCTCGCCGGGCCCGGGCTGGGGTGGTTCCTGCCTGCCCAAGGACACCATGGCGCTCAAACAGGTCGCCGAGGTCGCGGGGTTCGAGTTCGGCCTGCTCGACGAGGTCATCGCCGGTAACGCGAAACAGGCGTCCCGGGTGGTCGAGCGGATCGCCGTCGCCTGCGGGCTCGCCGCGGACGCGGACCTCACCGGCCTGCGCATCGGCCTGCTCGGGCTGACCTTCAAGGCGGGCACCAACGATCTCCGTGATTCCCCGGCGCTCAGCGTCGCCCGGCTGCTGGCCGAGCGTGGTGCGGAGCTGACCGGATACGACCCCGGTCTCACCGGCGCCGAACCGCCGATCCCCGGCGTCCGGGTCGTCGACGACCCCTACTACATCGCGAAGGACGCGCACGCGCTGGTCCTGCTGACCGATTGGCCGCAGTTCCGTGCCCTCGACTGGCCGCGGATCGCCGGCCTGCTCGAAGGGCGGGTGGTGGTCGACACCCGCAACCACCTCGACCCCGACGCGCTCAGCCGGTCCGGGATCGCCTGGCGCGGATTCGGCAGGCCCCCGGTCGACCCGGTGCGCACGCCGTCCCTCGACCCCGTTCCCTGA
- a CDS encoding thioesterase II family protein, translating to MTAPSGDAGDWVRVFRPGGPSAPRLICLPDAGAAANAFFPLSAALAPGIEVHAVQYPGRQDRVAEPCAEDIGELADRVTGALSLWEGAPFAVYGHGMGAVVGFEVARRLEQVLTGSPVALIVSGCAAPSRSGAVGLHLLPDQDLVAELYSLRDAGSPGARDAELLKATFPAIRADFRALAAYRPEPAPPLRCPVTVLVGDSDPTVSLDEARAWHEYTTGPFDLQVFPGGHGFPEDRPGEFAEVVTAAVRRR from the coding sequence ATGACCGCTCCAAGCGGCGATGCCGGGGACTGGGTCCGTGTTTTCCGGCCCGGAGGACCATCGGCGCCGCGGCTGATCTGCCTGCCCGACGCCGGTGCGGCCGCGAATGCGTTCTTCCCGCTTTCCGCCGCGCTCGCGCCGGGGATCGAAGTACACGCGGTCCAATATCCGGGGCGTCAGGATCGCGTCGCGGAACCGTGTGCCGAAGACATCGGGGAATTGGCCGACCGGGTCACCGGGGCGCTCTCGCTCTGGGAGGGCGCGCCGTTCGCGGTGTACGGCCACGGAATGGGCGCGGTCGTCGGGTTCGAGGTGGCCAGGCGGCTGGAGCAGGTGCTGACCGGGAGCCCGGTCGCGCTGATCGTGTCCGGCTGCGCGGCCCCGTCCCGGTCCGGCGCCGTCGGGCTCCACCTGCTGCCGGATCAGGACCTCGTGGCCGAGCTGTACTCGCTTCGCGACGCCGGCTCGCCGGGTGCGCGGGACGCGGAGCTGCTCAAGGCCACTTTTCCGGCGATCCGGGCCGATTTCCGGGCACTGGCGGCGTACCGGCCCGAGCCCGCGCCGCCGCTGCGCTGCCCGGTCACGGTGCTGGTCGGCGACAGCGACCCGACGGTGTCCCTCGACGAGGCACGCGCCTGGCACGAGTACACCACCGGCCCGTTCGACCTCCAGGTCTTCCCCGGTGGGCACGGCTTCCCGGAGGACCGGCCGGGTGAGTTCGCCGAGGTGGTGACCGCCGCGGTCCGGCGGCGGTGA
- a CDS encoding sensor histidine kinase, protein MTDAVSDEVEERRWRWAAPAAGTALLAVTQMTATVPAGAGWLWVLYAVSSASWLLWIGISERFPRAALLPLAVASAVPAFGTGAATDGTAVIMTCITLAAFASRLEPGTVAIIALMVFDSAAIVASSLLGHRPSEAWLGALGAVVIVVLVGFTRRGHLTRVAQAERLLHQERLAHTRGVRAATLDERTRIAREIHDVVAHSLGALRVQLEVMHTLLVEENDTEGALRSLALSRSLADQGLSDVRDAVAALREDVRALPDALNELVRTFGREHDTPADFTMLGEHRDLPSAQTIALLRICREALTNAAKHAAGEAVSVELEYPPDEVRLHVRNPLAVAPDPGQPPGYGLTGMRERIELVDGTLVTGPDGRFWDVTARVPG, encoded by the coding sequence ATGACCGACGCAGTGTCCGACGAAGTCGAGGAACGTCGCTGGCGATGGGCCGCGCCCGCCGCCGGGACGGCGCTGCTGGCCGTCACCCAGATGACCGCGACCGTACCGGCCGGCGCCGGCTGGCTGTGGGTGCTCTACGCGGTGTCGTCGGCGAGCTGGCTGCTGTGGATCGGGATCAGCGAACGCTTCCCCCGCGCCGCCCTGCTCCCGCTCGCCGTGGCGAGCGCGGTCCCCGCCTTCGGCACCGGCGCCGCCACCGACGGCACCGCCGTGATCATGACCTGCATCACCCTCGCCGCGTTCGCCTCCCGGCTGGAGCCCGGCACCGTCGCGATCATCGCGCTGATGGTCTTCGACTCCGCCGCCATCGTGGCGTCCAGCCTGCTCGGCCACCGCCCGTCGGAGGCTTGGCTCGGCGCGCTCGGCGCGGTCGTCATCGTGGTCCTCGTCGGATTCACCCGCCGCGGTCATCTGACCAGGGTCGCGCAAGCGGAACGGTTGCTGCACCAGGAACGGCTGGCGCACACCCGGGGCGTGCGCGCGGCGACGCTCGACGAACGCACCCGCATCGCCCGCGAGATCCACGACGTCGTCGCCCATTCCCTGGGCGCGCTGCGGGTCCAGCTGGAGGTGATGCACACCCTGCTGGTGGAGGAGAACGACACCGAAGGCGCTCTGCGATCGCTCGCGCTGTCGCGAAGTCTCGCCGACCAAGGGCTCAGCGACGTCCGGGACGCCGTGGCGGCCCTGCGCGAGGACGTCCGCGCCCTGCCGGACGCGCTGAACGAACTGGTGCGGACCTTCGGCCGGGAACACGACACCCCCGCCGATTTCACCATGCTGGGCGAGCACCGCGATCTCCCGTCGGCACAGACGATCGCGCTGCTGCGGATCTGCCGGGAAGCGCTGACGAACGCGGCCAAGCACGCCGCGGGCGAGGCGGTGAGCGTCGAGCTGGAGTACCCGCCGGACGAGGTCCGGCTGCACGTCCGCAATCCCCTCGCCGTCGCACCGGACCCCGGTCAGCCGCCGGGCTACGGCCTGACCGGGATGCGTGAACGGATCGAACTCGTCGACGGCACCCTGGTCACCGGCCCGGACGGCCGGTTCTGGGACGTCACCGCCCGGGTCCCGGGCTGA
- a CDS encoding response regulator transcription factor: MVEEVPPVRIVIAEDQAAVREGLALLVGTVAGITVVGQAPDGEVAVRLAGELRPDVVLMDLSMPRCDGVEATRRIKEHHPEIEVVVLTTYADDDWVLRALEAGALGYLTKSANKHEIGRAVHAAAAGQALLDPRVQRRVLGAALTPAAATASAPSPEDDAKLTKREAHVLTLIAAGRSNKEIAAELFVSETTVKSHINRIFAKTGSRDRAQAVRYAYQAGYVRD; the protein is encoded by the coding sequence ATGGTCGAAGAAGTGCCCCCGGTCCGGATCGTGATCGCCGAGGATCAGGCGGCGGTGCGCGAAGGACTGGCCCTGCTGGTGGGGACGGTCGCGGGGATCACCGTGGTCGGCCAGGCGCCCGACGGCGAGGTCGCCGTGCGGCTGGCCGGGGAACTGCGCCCGGACGTCGTCCTGATGGACCTCTCCATGCCCCGGTGCGACGGCGTCGAGGCGACCAGGCGGATCAAGGAACACCATCCGGAGATCGAGGTCGTCGTGCTCACCACCTACGCCGACGACGACTGGGTGCTGCGCGCCTTGGAGGCCGGAGCGCTGGGATACCTGACGAAATCGGCGAACAAGCACGAAATCGGGCGCGCGGTGCACGCGGCCGCCGCGGGACAGGCCCTGCTCGACCCACGGGTGCAGCGGCGGGTGCTCGGCGCCGCCTTGACGCCCGCGGCCGCGACGGCTTCGGCGCCTTCGCCGGAGGACGACGCGAAGCTCACCAAGCGCGAAGCCCATGTGCTGACGCTGATCGCGGCGGGGCGCAGCAACAAGGAGATCGCCGCGGAACTGTTCGTCAGCGAAACGACGGTCAAGAGCCACATCAACCGGATCTTCGCCAAGACGGGGAGCCGGGATCGCGCGCAGGCCGTCCGCTATGCCTACCAAGCGGGTTACGTGCGGGACTGA
- a CDS encoding DUF1453 domain-containing protein: MSEAMRNALILSGVLLALVLFTHIGRHKAHLVILILPFFTCALVGWAVLYDLKLTTPNSLAGLVGIAAGVLIGWGLLKGTKVEWDQDKSAVYTRAGWVYLGLWLFVLVGRLIFVYTLEHSHSFAADFGKFLMDTGIDAGGVSAFFVTMALTMVIFRTAGVWVYRAKVLRQAQRTPSYAS, encoded by the coding sequence ATGAGTGAAGCCATGCGAAACGCCCTCATCCTGAGCGGCGTACTGCTGGCGCTGGTGCTGTTCACGCACATCGGTCGCCACAAGGCCCACCTGGTCATCCTGATCCTGCCGTTCTTCACGTGCGCGCTGGTCGGCTGGGCGGTCCTCTACGACCTCAAGCTGACCACGCCGAACTCACTGGCCGGACTGGTCGGCATCGCGGCCGGCGTGCTGATCGGCTGGGGACTGCTGAAGGGCACCAAGGTCGAGTGGGACCAGGACAAGTCCGCCGTCTACACCAGGGCAGGCTGGGTCTACTTGGGACTGTGGCTGTTCGTTCTGGTGGGACGGCTCATCTTCGTCTACACGCTGGAGCACAGCCACTCGTTCGCGGCCGATTTCGGCAAGTTCCTGATGGACACCGGGATCGACGCGGGCGGCGTCTCCGCCTTCTTCGTCACCATGGCGCTGACGATGGTCATCTTCCGCACCGCCGGGGTCTGGGTGTACCGGGCCAAGGTACTCAGGCAGGCTCAGCGAACCCCCAGCTACGCGAGCTGA
- a CDS encoding NAD(P)/FAD-dependent oxidoreductase, producing the protein MTAADFAPPLTTLCPDFPFAYDDWLAHPAGLGELPPERLGQEVAVVGGGIAGVVAAYELLRLGLKPVVYEAGQIGGRMRSIPLAGRDGAVAEMGAMRFPPSATTLYRYIDTVGLETRPFANPLSRSTSTTVINLDGVTYRARTPADLPSVFHEVDDAWHKALQELADLSTMRDAIRMRDTAMVKAIWNRLLPELDDQSFYGFLARSTAFASFRHREIFGQVGFGTGGWDTDFPNSVLEILRVIYTGVEEGPRLIVGGCQQLPRRLWEHAPASARFWPSGTSVASLHDGSPRPAVLGLRPAEDGFAVEDASGAVRTYPAVVFTAQHRVLLTKIAGARPLLPANVWTALERTHYMGASKLFVPVDRPFWHDVDPRTGEELMGMTLTDRTPRSVYLFDDGPDSPAALCLSYTWNDDSLKFATLGPADRLELALDALADIYPGVDIRSHITGDPVTVTWENEPNFQGAFKANLPGQYRYQRRLFTHFRQDDLPAAQRGLFLAGDDISWMGGFAEGAVTSALNAVWGTLRHLGGATDPRNPGPGDVFDHIAPIELPES; encoded by the coding sequence ATGACCGCAGCCGATTTCGCGCCTCCACTGACCACTCTCTGCCCCGATTTCCCGTTCGCCTACGACGATTGGCTCGCGCATCCGGCCGGGCTCGGCGAACTGCCGCCCGAACGCCTCGGTCAGGAGGTCGCCGTCGTCGGCGGCGGGATAGCGGGCGTGGTCGCGGCCTACGAACTGCTGCGCCTCGGGCTGAAACCGGTGGTCTACGAAGCGGGCCAGATCGGCGGGCGGATGCGGTCGATCCCCTTGGCGGGGCGGGACGGTGCCGTCGCGGAGATGGGCGCGATGCGGTTCCCGCCCTCGGCGACCACCCTGTACCGGTACATCGACACCGTCGGCCTGGAGACCAGGCCGTTCGCGAACCCGTTGTCCCGCAGCACTTCCACCACGGTGATCAACCTCGACGGCGTGACCTACCGCGCACGGACCCCGGCGGACCTCCCGTCGGTGTTCCATGAGGTCGACGACGCCTGGCACAAGGCCCTGCAGGAACTGGCCGATCTGTCCACCATGCGCGACGCCATCCGGATGCGCGACACCGCCATGGTGAAGGCGATCTGGAACCGGCTGCTGCCCGAACTCGACGACCAGTCCTTCTACGGTTTCCTGGCGCGGTCGACGGCGTTCGCCTCGTTCCGGCATCGCGAGATCTTCGGCCAGGTCGGCTTCGGCACCGGCGGCTGGGACACCGACTTCCCCAACTCCGTACTGGAGATCCTCCGCGTCATCTACACCGGCGTCGAAGAGGGGCCGCGGCTGATCGTCGGTGGCTGCCAGCAACTTCCGCGGCGGTTGTGGGAGCACGCGCCCGCTTCCGCGCGGTTCTGGCCGTCCGGGACGTCGGTCGCGTCGCTGCACGACGGGTCGCCGCGTCCCGCCGTCCTCGGGCTGCGCCCGGCGGAGGACGGGTTCGCCGTCGAGGACGCGAGCGGTGCCGTGCGGACCTATCCGGCCGTGGTCTTCACCGCGCAGCACCGGGTGCTGCTCACCAAGATCGCCGGGGCGCGCCCCCTGCTGCCCGCGAACGTGTGGACCGCGCTGGAACGCACGCACTACATGGGCGCTTCGAAGTTGTTCGTCCCGGTCGACCGGCCGTTCTGGCACGACGTCGACCCTCGCACCGGCGAGGAACTGATGGGGATGACACTGACCGACCGGACCCCGCGCAGCGTCTACTTGTTCGACGACGGACCGGATTCGCCGGCCGCGTTGTGTCTTTCCTATACCTGGAACGATGATTCGCTCAAGTTCGCGACGCTCGGCCCGGCCGACCGGCTCGAATTGGCGCTCGACGCGCTCGCCGACATCTATCCGGGTGTCGACATCCGCTCGCACATCACGGGCGACCCGGTCACCGTCACCTGGGAGAACGAGCCGAACTTCCAAGGCGCGTTCAAAGCGAACCTGCCGGGGCAGTACCGCTACCAGCGCCGCCTGTTCACCCACTTCCGGCAGGACGACCTTCCCGCCGCCCAGCGCGGCCTGTTCCTCGCCGGTGACGACATTTCGTGGATGGGCGGCTTCGCCGAAGGGGCGGTCACCAGCGCGCTCAACGCGGTGTGGGGGACGCTGCGCCATCTCGGCGGGGCCACCGATCCGCGTAATCCCGGACCCGGCGACGTCTTCGACCACATCGCGCCGATCGAATTGCCCGAGTCCTGA
- a CDS encoding VC0807 family protein, producing the protein MPGETKNQETDGRGARRRSVVSLIADVTVPVVVYYALLAFGWSSGSALVAATISIGVLVLAVAVKERKVDGFGVFVLAVCAVTLLVSLVSGDERLLLAKDPFTSGLAGIAFLGSLAFGKPVTFFISRRIRALTPALRTGWDRLYAAEPEFRKLHRVSTAGWGVVLVAESVARLVLIYLLPASVMVGLSTAIELTAITGVVAWTVWYRRRSAGRGLEKTLRTADTAPAAV; encoded by the coding sequence ATGCCGGGGGAAACGAAGAACCAGGAAACCGACGGCCGCGGCGCGCGCAGGCGTTCCGTCGTCTCGCTGATCGCCGACGTCACCGTGCCGGTCGTCGTCTACTACGCGCTGCTCGCCTTCGGGTGGAGCAGCGGCTCCGCCTTGGTGGCGGCCACGATCTCGATCGGCGTCCTCGTGCTCGCCGTCGCGGTCAAGGAACGCAAGGTCGACGGCTTCGGGGTGTTCGTCCTCGCCGTCTGCGCGGTGACCCTGCTGGTCTCCCTGGTGAGCGGGGACGAACGCCTGCTGCTGGCCAAGGATCCCTTCACCAGCGGCCTGGCCGGGATCGCCTTCCTCGGCAGCCTCGCCTTCGGGAAACCGGTGACCTTCTTCATCTCCCGCCGGATCCGGGCGCTGACCCCGGCTCTGCGGACGGGCTGGGACCGGCTGTACGCCGCGGAACCCGAGTTCCGCAAACTGCACCGGGTCTCCACCGCGGGCTGGGGTGTGGTCCTGGTCGCCGAGTCCGTCGCGCGGCTCGTCCTGATCTACCTGCTGCCCGCGTCGGTGATGGTCGGCCTGTCCACCGCGATCGAGCTGACCGCGATCACCGGTGTGGTCGCCTGGACCGTCTGGTACCGGCGGCGATCCGCCGGGCGTGGCCTGGAAAAGACGCTCCGCACGGCGGATACCGCGCCCGCGGCTGTCTAA
- a CDS encoding class I SAM-dependent methyltransferase produces the protein MQRNFKEFKITVDPVRDDFLRAKGPGQRNLLLGRAVFEFASDLEHLDTIQQEFVDGSHRPLIRQNWQDSTADYSDPTQLLIQGQQVMQNWERPLMKVLAENAAANGGDLLEVGFGMGISATYVQDAGVRSHTLIEINSEVKAEFEKWRSQWPDRDIRLELGAWQDVLGGLGQYDAILYDTYPTDEREFARTLGPKAIVLAAEFFEHAAAHLRPGGVFSYYTNEIDSLSRAHQRALLEHFSSFRVEVVRDLKPPADCTYWWAGTMAAVTAVK, from the coding sequence ATGCAACGGAACTTCAAGGAATTCAAGATAACGGTGGACCCGGTCAGGGACGACTTCCTCCGGGCCAAGGGGCCCGGCCAGCGCAACCTGCTCCTCGGCCGCGCGGTGTTCGAGTTCGCCAGCGATCTGGAACACCTGGACACCATCCAGCAGGAATTCGTCGACGGCTCGCACCGGCCGCTGATCCGCCAGAACTGGCAGGACAGCACCGCGGACTACAGCGATCCGACACAGCTGCTCATCCAGGGCCAGCAGGTGATGCAGAACTGGGAACGGCCGCTGATGAAGGTGCTGGCGGAAAACGCCGCCGCGAACGGCGGGGATCTGCTCGAAGTCGGTTTCGGGATGGGTATTTCGGCCACCTACGTCCAGGACGCGGGCGTCCGGTCGCACACCCTGATCGAAATCAACTCCGAGGTGAAGGCGGAGTTCGAGAAATGGCGTTCCCAGTGGCCGGACCGCGATATCCGGCTGGAACTCGGCGCCTGGCAGGACGTGCTCGGCGGCCTCGGCCAGTACGACGCGATCCTGTACGACACGTATCCGACCGATGAACGGGAATTCGCCAGGACCCTGGGCCCGAAGGCCATCGTGCTGGCGGCCGAATTCTTCGAGCACGCCGCCGCCCATCTTCGCCCCGGCGGCGTCTTCTCTTACTACACCAACGAAATCGACTCACTGAGCCGGGCGCACCAGCGTGCCCTGCTCGAACACTTCAGCTCGTTCCGGGTGGAGGTCGTCCGGGACCTGAAGCCGCCGGCCGACTGTACCTATTGGTGGGCGGGGACGATGGCGGCCGTGACCGCCGTCAAGTAG